The region AAACCTTCTTTTATTTTCTGGTACTCTTTTTAAGTATGCATCAAATGGCATACAAATATTTCTAATTAACATTGTTCCTGTTGGAGAAACTTGTATCTTATCATCAGCAATAGAAACTAAATCAGCTTCTATAAACTCTGTTAACATTTCTAAATCTTCATTAAAGTAATCATAAAAGTTAATATTAAATTTCTCTTCTACTCTTTTAATATTTAAACTAAAATTACTCATAAGTTCCATAATTACATATTGTCTTAGAATATCATCTTCACTTAGCTTATAACCTTTAAATGTTGGTAATTTACCTTCATCTAAAGAGGCTTCGTATTGTTTTAAATCTTTGAAATTTTGTGCATAATAATCAACACCATTTCCAATAGATGTAACACCAATACCTATTAAATCAGCACCACCTTTAGTTGTATAACCTTGGAAGTTTCTATGTAACTCACCTTTTTCTATTGCTTTAAAAAGTTCATCTTCAGGTTTTGCAAAGTGATCCATTCCAACCATTTTATAACCGTTTGTTGTAAAAAAGTCAATAGTATCTTTTAAAATCTCTAATTTTTCTGTAGGTGGAGCAAATGTTGATTCATCAAATTTTCTCATTGTTTTCATAAGCCATGGTACGTGGGCATAATTAAATACTGCTAATCTATCAGGATTTAATTTAATAATTTGTTCAATTGTTTCATGGAATGTTTTTTTA is a window of Halarcobacter sp. DNA encoding:
- the hemN gene encoding oxygen-independent coproporphyrinogen III oxidase, which produces MIDFKKFEKYSKPGPRYTSYPTAPEFSEEFTEQDLKEYYKNQSDDRNLSLYIHLPFCRSACYFCGCNVIFTSKEDKKVKYIEYLKKELNLLKNSLNTNRTVTQMHFGGGTPTYFSPEQLDEVITMLKETFPNFSEDAEISCEVDPRYFTKEHMAVLKKGGCNRLSFGVQDLNEEVQKTIHRIQPYETTQNVMNIARDAGIHSINIDLIYGLPHQNKKTFHETIEQIIKLNPDRLAVFNYAHVPWLMKTMRKFDESTFAPPTEKLEILKDTIDFFTTNGYKMVGMDHFAKPEDELFKAIEKGELHRNFQGYTTKGGADLIGIGVTSIGNGVDYYAQNFKDLKQYEASLDEGKLPTFKGYKLSEDDILRQYVIMELMSNFSLNIKRVEEKFNINFYDYFNEDLEMLTEFIEADLVSIADDKIQVSPTGTMLIRNICMPFDAYLKRVPENKRRFSKTI